A stretch of DNA from Chitinivorax sp. B:
GTACAAGCCTTAAGCAAAAATCCCAGCCTGCCAACCAAGGCCGAGCAAATGAATGACAGCCTGACACGAATTCTGCAGCAACCAACAGAAATCGCGATGGTGAAAATGGCTGACCGCATCACCAATCTCTATCACCCTCCGTTTTACTGGGACAAAGCCAAAATTGCCGCGTACCAGCTGGAAGCACGGTACATCCATGATCGTCTGCACCATGCCAATCCCATCCTGACAACACGACTAGCTGATCATGTTGTGCGCTACCGCCAACTCTGCAAAACGGCTTAACACGCACCCATTCCTCCTCTCCTCGCAGTCCTTTTATACATCGCGTGTGGCATAATCTGGCAGCATCCAGACATGTTTGATTCAGGTTAAGCGCTGCTTGTAAATCACCTATGC
This window harbors:
- a CDS encoding bifunctional (p)ppGpp synthetase/guanosine-3',5'-bis(diphosphate) 3'-pyrophosphohydrolase, with translation MWAVSGTQDADANPAIQYALLHDTLESAQTTFGQLTVESGEAVACGVQALSKNPSLPTKAEQMNDSLTRILQQPTEIAMVKMADRITNLYHPPFYWDKAKIAAYQLEARYIHDRLHHANPILTTRLADHVVRYRQLCKTA